CGCCGAGGACCCTGGAGTCGAACGATTCCTGCCCCTGCGTCTCCTCCGCCGAGTGCTCGGAGAAGTCTCGGCTGTTCTTCAACAACGTCCAGGTGTTGATACTGCCCTGCGAGGACAAGAATCTAGTAAGGTGCTGCTCGACGGTGGCGAGATCGATAGAGGCGGCGCACACGAATGGATCTCTGTGGGAATCTAAGAACGAGGTCGACTCGAAGATATCGTCGACGCAGGAGATCGTCGAAGAGCCAACGTCCATGATGCAGATCAGCGTGCCTTCCCTGGAGGAATCCGCCTGGGACGTTCCCGTGAACGAGTCCGAAGGTCTCGACGACGCGAGCACCGTCGAAAGTAAAAATGTCACTCGCACGGATCCAGCCGAAGATTCCGCAGAGGTGACGCAAAAGCTTCGGAGCGACGCGAtcgttaaaaatgtaaatcagGTACCGTTGCAACACCCGAGGAAGGAATTTCTCTCAGAGCCGAGGCTGATTCATGGTAAAATTCTAAGCAACACGGTAACGAGTGCCTCGTCAATTTCGAATTTTAGAGCCTCGGGGAGCGCGGTTCGAGGTAATCTCGAACCGAAGAGGACTGGTCAGACGGTACCCGTTTCACTGGCTCACGACGAAGACGACTCGTACGTTCTCGACCTGATCTACAAGGTGAAGAACTTCGAGAGTCGCAGGACGGTGCCGAAACAGCCGGATTTGCTGTTGGACTCCGTGGGAGAGGCGAGGTTGGCCCCTCCCGATGCGGTGGTTCTGAACAATGGCTATTTTAACATGAAACTCAGAGTTCTGCCGGCGGCGAGGAGGTTGTCTGAAAAAATGAGCGATCCCTTGGAGCAGAAAACGTCATTAGAGAAGGCTCTCACGCTCGATAGGGTATCCGCTCAAGCGACCAACGAAAATGCAAGCCCACTGAGCGAACTTGATGTGGCGGAGCGCGACGATACGTCGAATGGAAACTTGTCGCACCCGGAAGACGTCGAGGATGTTAAGCGGGTCGCTCGTAGCCACGCTTCGGAGCCTAATGAAGAGACTCCCGGATTCTCGTCCCCCGTTTCGGAGGCCGCGAGTCAAACGGAAGCCGAGGCTGCTCCGACGAAACGTTTCAGAAGACCGCCGAGGGTTCTGCCCTTCAGGAACCTGCACAACGAGGAACACGGTTCCGGTAAATTCGCGAACTCGCAGGAGCGAGCCAGAAGCTTGTTCGACAAGTCGAACGAAATGAGGAGAAAACAGGTGTCCCTTCTCATCAACAGGAACGACTCGAGTCCGAAGAAATCGGGCTCGATGAAAGCGAATTATTCGAGTACGGAGAGGACAGGAAACGAAGGTAGCAGTTCGGAGAGTAGCGTGGATTTATCGACGGAGGAAAGCGAATTGGTCGACGAGGATCGTTAGGATGTAgacgagaaggaaaataaagaaagtaaTTCGGTATCGGAGGAGGGGTTTGTTTAATTATCGCACCTAGTCATTAATGGTCGCATTAAAACGGAAGCGCgacgttctttttttattatcgtCGAATCAATACTAAAAATGGACTGGCTCCTATCCTCTTAGCAGCCTGTACACGGCGCAGAAATTTATTCTCTGTTCAACCTTCACCTTTAGATATTGTATGGTATTAACTTTCACAGGCCAGACCCGAAAAAACCATGTAAACAACTCCGCGATGGAATGTTTGTATTTGATTGATGTTTATTCGATACTGTGAAAAAAGGGGTAAACATTATTCTGCGTTGTCGAGTCGAGCGAGGAACGATAGtatttttagaaatgaaaatcaattgaTCGTCCACCTAAGAATGCTGTTGCATTTTGTACATTCTGTTGTATAATCGATTATAATaaagaaagaatatattttcttaacgGTTTTATTTCACCgtttgatttgaaattcgaatgaaaccGTTACGTGTATGGAGATGGTGTGATTCGATTATAACTTAACATTTAAATATGGAATATTCTTGATGTGTaatatttcttctctttcgaAGTAGTGTATCAATTTTCGGAAGCAGTTGGCATTCATTCGAATAGATTCCATTAGAAATCGTGAACATTATCTGTCAGTTTTGAATTTTGTGCACGTTGGGTTGGCACTACTTATGCGTCCTGCGTcgaggaaatttgaaatttaacggACGGAAAGTGTTGTAGCTGCATTGACGTGAGAGTGAATCGTCtcgataataatataaataaaatggctGAGTTTAAGACGCCGTCGAAGAGGTACAAGAGCAGATTGCAGGACAATTTAGAAATACAAACTCCTATTAAGATACCAGCCTCGCCGTTTTTAGAACAGATAGGTTATGGAACCGGTAATACTATTTActataatgatataattatatttgtattactatgaattattttataaagtaattctttgatataatattatttaatatcatattttctataaacataATATCAGCAAATAAATGTGTTGTCAGGTGTCAGCGTGTTTTCCTTGGAACGATCGCCGAAAGTCGGGTTCGCTCGATCACCATGGGCAATAAAGAAAAGGAACCATAACGTTAAACATGCAGAAGAGTACAATGAACGCATTCGATTCGAAGCAGAGGTACTTCGTAAGCTGAATCATCCAAATATTGTAGGTTTCCGAGCATTGACTGAAGTTTCAAATGATGGACAAATTGATCCTTGCCTTGCAATGGAGAAATTGGATGCTTCTTTAAGTATAAAAAAACATTCACTacttaattgtatgaattattgAGCAATTGAAACAGTTGTATATTTTTAGGTGATAAGATAGAAGAAAAACTTTGTAGTGATGACGATCCATTTCCGGCAaaagttattttgaaaataacatatgaaattatgaaaggATTAAAATACTTGCATCATACTGCTTATATTTTGCATGGTGATATAAAAAGTCATAATGTATTGGTTTCTGAAGATTACAATAGAGTTAAGCTTTGCGATTTTGGGGTATCTGTACCACTtacaaaatcattaaaaatggaTATATCAAAAGGGGACTTTGCATACATTGGAACAGAGTGCTGGAGCGCGCCTGAAATAATACATGGTTGTATTTTGATTAGTATCTAAATGACCATTTAGATAACTGCAGTctattaaatggaaattttatttctcagGAGATGGACCTGTTACAAATGCAGCAGACATTTGGGCAAGTGGCTTAGTTATGTGGGAAATGATAGCTTTGTCAACACCTCATCTAGAGACAGTGGAAAAAGATGCCAGTTCTTTTGATGATTCATTTACAGAAACAGACATGCAAGATGTTACAAGAAATAGGAGACATGATGAGAGCATGAATGACAGTGTTGTCTTCCTGGAAGAAATAATTCATGCCAAATATGGTAAGTATTTCTATAGTGGTATTTTTAAAAGTTAGTACATTAAGTATATTAATAATCACAGGTACACGCCCACCATTACCTGCCATTCAACTAGGGAAGGAATATGACAGTGTCCTTGAGTTATTTTTTGTTTGCACTACCATGGACTATAAACATAGACCAAGTGCAATAGGTCTTGTTAGATACTTCGAAAATTATGTATACAAAAACAAGGTATGATAAAAGAAAAGGTTTAACAATTGTTataagtattacatattaaCAGGATGGATAAACTATATAGTGATAGGAAAAATacctttatttttctaatgatattaaaatggccatattttttacttttacacTATTTACAAAAGCAAAAATAGTagtaagagaaaaataattatagcaCAGACGATAAAACCGATTTTAACCTTTctctgaaaaaaatattttgtatttaattatataattatgtttttattatgtatccgttgatatataatattaataccttTCTATATCTGTGACTTCGTTTCTCTGCTTTTTTGAGGTCTGTGCGACCAGTGTCAACATTGTTTGCAGTTTTACCAGCAAAATATTCTACACTATTTACCTGTTCACCCTGTTAAAAAAAAGTTGAAgtttgaattttgtttacttGAAAGTTACTTACATTATACTTACCTGTTTTTCAATCAGGAACGCCATTTCAGTAAATATATCTCTTACTTCTGCAATGGATTTTTCTAGTTTCACTATATCATTGTGTCTGCTTTGTATGTCTGACAATTGTTGTCTAGCAATTTTACTATCCTCTAAAATCTATCAGTCAAGGAGATTATATCTGCTTAATctgaataaatgtaataataacacTTACATTATCGACAAACAAACTATTTTCTTGAGAGTCGAGTAAATTATCCAATTCCTCACTTGTGATATGCCTTCTGACTAGAAGTTTAAGGAAACTggtatgaatatatttaaatgacaACAATTCGGAATATTTAGAAACGTACTTAACGACTTTTGTTGTTGTAATAGTAAACGGCATTTTTCGTGGTATCTCAACATAGACATATTGTATTCTTCCATAATATCTGAGAATAGTCTTATCATTGTTGTGTATTGCAATGCTTTAATTCGTAAATGCGCGGGACCCTCTATGATACTTGACAAAGATAAATCATCAATTGGAGCAATTTCTTTTCCCATTTCTGTAAAAACgtattgtaatattcattttagtTTTGTGTACAAATCCTACATGTACTTTCAATGTAGCTTATAACGTGTAATTCAAAATTAACATTTCTAATTAAGATAAGGTAGTGTTTATTTTTTAGACCACTCAATTTCCATCATTCCACGTGACCTGACGCTCTGAACGTAAAATAGTTTTGCCCGCCTAAAATCTAGCCAATTCTATCGACATATTTTCTGCATAATATACTTTGAATATGTAATATACTTGTAACTCTGAGTACAACATCGGTTGTGataacatataaattattactgtgATTTTTATCAGCGTGTGTATGAAAATACGATGCGAAAATGCACGCTTGTTTACAGAGTTAAAAATGTTGCATATTGCGGAGAATGTAATTGGTCAGTAAGTTTCCCGCTTTCGCATGGACGCCAGAGTCGTTTATAGGACTTTACATATTATGAACGAAATGTTCCGTGATAAACATCGTGTAAAGATTTCTGTTCATGCACACTACAACggaattataaaatcattatcGATACGTACTCAGAAAATGATAACCTGAGGCCACAAGTTTTTCTTTATCGAATGATAAGTTAAggttatatttacatttacaagatatatttgaaagaaattgataataattgtagctttcgttttaaaatgatttaaaccAAGAGCAGTTGTTACTATGGagtctttaaaaatatttgacgaTTTTAAATTCAGTGATCTCAACGAAGACTGGATTCAATCCATTTGGGATACAGAATTTATGATTTACAATGAACCACCTGATGAGTACCTCATGTTCTTAGAAAGTGAAGATATAAGACTGCTTCTGCATGAGACCTGCATAATTGTAAAGTCATGGCTAGCTATAGGTAAGGATCAGAATGATACTGAACAGTGTTCGGAAATCTCTTGGAACACATTGATCATAATGGATATAAAGGTGCGTGCTTTATTAGCTGTATTGGGTTATATAATAAACAGCGGCCAAAGTAAAGAAGCTGATGATGATTCCAAACAATCTTGTCTTTATGCTaccaatttatattttatacttttggCTATTCCCGGTAGTAGTGCTTTTAATGTATTCCACCCAAATTTATATCAACATGCTATCGAGACGCTGAAAAGGAACTCTGTCCAACTGCAACCTCTTGTCAAGAAGCGTACTAAACCAGTGAGTTTAGATGATTTTAATATAACGGACGAGTCAATAAATGACAATGTCATTCTTTTAcctaatgaaaaagaaacattaacgaaaaatttaaatataattatttgtagttTGATTACAATGATAAGGTCATTCTGGTTTAAAGACCATATGCAATCATTAGACACTACTATTCATGGGTTACTTGAGGTAACAAAAGTAGAAAGTGATTGTAtggatactaattttttcaatggGCAAAATGGTACTGTGGAAGTATCATTAGTAAGAAATGCTTACGCAGCATTACAAGAACTGTGTGATAGCAAGCATGGTCCCATTAAAGTTACTATTACAATCATAGCGAAGTATGCATTACCTCGTTTATTGTGTAATTCCATGGATACACAtgcaaaatttattacaaatgtacGTGAACGtactataaattttttaaaagttttactGCATGACCATCTGAGAGATGCGAAAGTtgcaattattacattaatacagCATCTAATGCTAAAGTGTCCAGATAGACTCGAACCTCGTCAGAAGCAAGCTTGTATACTAATGAAACTTTTTGGAATATGTAATCAAAGCATTATTCTTGAAGcctttaaaaatgtaatactaCTATCACATCATAACAAAATACCCTACAGAGTATTTGCTCAAGAAATAATTGGTAAATTATTGGTCAATTCTTTTTTGATGGACTATGACATAAGTGATAGTTTGAAACAAACAACAAGAAGAGTCTTGCTTGCTGTTGTATTAAGTAGATGCATGGATTGTTCAAGTATGGTGAGAGGGAAAGCTATGGCAATAATCGCAGAATTTACAGAGTTTAATGTGGAGGTGGATAagctaatatttaaaacaatttttgaagGATCCGAACCCGATAAAAAGTTTCTTATATTTGACGACATAAAAGAAGCTTTATCTGAAAATACTGATCTGCTACCCGGTTCAAATACTTTATTATCTATGCTAACAGAAAGAATAGAGGATGAAAGAGCAATGATAAGACGGAGCACGTTacagattttaaaaaatttaatcttATTATTTCCAACACTGATGAATGAGGTAGTACCTGCAATTAGCCGTCGTTGTAGAGATCCAACGTTAACGGTGCGTCGATACGCTATACAAATTCTCTCTCAACTTTTAGAGAAGTTCCCAGACAATTCACAACTTTTAGATGAATGGGTGCAAACTGTTATACCGCAAATATTCGATGTTGAGATTAAAGTGCAAGAGAAGGTGCTAGATTATTTACAAGAGTTActgttaaatagaataatttcttcTAAAAGTACTAATAACGTA
This portion of the Nomia melanderi isolate GNS246 chromosome 11, iyNomMela1, whole genome shotgun sequence genome encodes:
- the LOC116432206 gene encoding uncharacterized protein LOC116432206 isoform X2, with protein sequence MKLNAIGCVLWAVLVDFSVVTPRTLESNDSCPCVSSAECSEKSRLFFNNVQVLILPCEDKNLVRCCSTVARSIEAAHTNGSLWESKNEVDSKISSTQEIVEEPTSMMQISVPSLEESAWDVPVNESEGLDDASTVESKNVTRTDPAEDSAEVTQKLRSDAIVKNVNQVPLQHPRKEFLSEPRLIHGKILSNTVTSASSISNFRASGSAVRGNLEPKRTGQTVPVSLAHDEDDSYVLDLIYKVKNFESRRTVPKQPDLLLDSVGEARLAPPDAVVLNNGYFNMKLRVLPAARRLSEKMSDPLEQKTSLEKALTLDRVSAQATNENASPLSELDVAERDDTSNGNLSHPEDVEDVKRVARSHASEPNEETPGFSSPVSEAASQTEAEAAPTKRFRRPPRVLPFRNLHNEEHGSGKFANSQERARSLFDKSNEMRRKQVSLLINRNDSSPKKSGSMKANYSSTERTGNEGSSSESSVDLSTEESELVDEDR
- the LOC116432206 gene encoding uncharacterized protein LOC116432206 isoform X1, whose product is MSYRLPNTHGPGGAGWYKFKVKPLLLWLALDRAAIHIDRFLTPVGMKLNAIGCVLWAVLVDFSVVTPRTLESNDSCPCVSSAECSEKSRLFFNNVQVLILPCEDKNLVRCCSTVARSIEAAHTNGSLWESKNEVDSKISSTQEIVEEPTSMMQISVPSLEESAWDVPVNESEGLDDASTVESKNVTRTDPAEDSAEVTQKLRSDAIVKNVNQVPLQHPRKEFLSEPRLIHGKILSNTVTSASSISNFRASGSAVRGNLEPKRTGQTVPVSLAHDEDDSYVLDLIYKVKNFESRRTVPKQPDLLLDSVGEARLAPPDAVVLNNGYFNMKLRVLPAARRLSEKMSDPLEQKTSLEKALTLDRVSAQATNENASPLSELDVAERDDTSNGNLSHPEDVEDVKRVARSHASEPNEETPGFSSPVSEAASQTEAEAAPTKRFRRPPRVLPFRNLHNEEHGSGKFANSQERARSLFDKSNEMRRKQVSLLINRNDSSPKKSGSMKANYSSTERTGNEGSSSESSVDLSTEESELVDEDR
- the LOC116432209 gene encoding lymphokine-activated killer T-cell-originated protein kinase, which gives rise to MAEFKTPSKRYKSRLQDNLEIQTPIKIPASPFLEQIGYGTGVSVFSLERSPKVGFARSPWAIKKRNHNVKHAEEYNERIRFEAEVLRKLNHPNIVGFRALTEVSNDGQIDPCLAMEKLDASLSDKIEEKLCSDDDPFPAKVILKITYEIMKGLKYLHHTAYILHGDIKSHNVLVSEDYNRVKLCDFGVSVPLTKSLKMDISKGDFAYIGTECWSAPEIIHGDGPVTNAADIWASGLVMWEMIALSTPHLETVEKDASSFDDSFTETDMQDVTRNRRHDESMNDSVVFLEEIIHAKYGTRPPLPAIQLGKEYDSVLELFFVCTTMDYKHRPSAIGLVRYFENYVYKNKS
- the LOC116432214 gene encoding syntaxin-1A gives rise to the protein MVRDRMPELHACQTNSTTFGKRFIQDVHIQISQNKKLKEVLDEVEEIRGFIQLISENTSIVKDLYNNVLSHTNKDIQKELEVRTYSITQTSFLIQRKLREMGKEIAPIDDLSLSSIIEGPAHLRIKALQYTTMIRLFSDIMEEYNMSMLRYHEKCRLLLQQQKSLIRRHITSEELDNLLDSQENSLFVDNILEDSKIARQQLSDIQSRHNDIVKLEKSIAEVRDIFTEMAFLIEKQGEQVNSVEYFAGKTANNVDTGRTDLKKAEKRSHRYRKRKVKIGFIVCAIIIFLLLLFLLL